The Maridesulfovibrio sp. genomic sequence TCAGTGCCGTGAAATTAATGAGAAATTATACCAGAATAGAATTAAAGTTATAATTATGCCTGAAGTAATCAGCAGAACCTGATTACCTGAACCGTTTCGTCCTTTTGAACCTTTCCACAGTCTGCAGGCAGGATGATTATCCCGTTGCTTAAACTCATTATCTTGCGTGGTGAAAGGGATTTATCCAGCAGTGGGTCGGCAAAAATTTTTCCGTCCTTTTCATTTAACAGGCAGGGGCGCAGTTTTTCCCGCTCCCGTCCGCCTTTTACTTCTTCTGTAAGAATTGCCGTGATAGTGGATGAAATTTCCGTTTTGCCCTGCAGCATGGATAGCACCGGGTTGATAATGGTGTGGAAAGCAAGGTTAACAGCATTGGGCGGACCGGGCAGGCCGATTACAATGGATTTTTCCATTTTGAAGGCAAATATTGATTTTGCCGGGTGCATGGCCAGACCTTTGAATACAGGAATGCCTCCGGCCTGTTGGATGGAATTAAAAACAAAATCCCGGTTTCCGGGACCAGTGCCCCCGGTGGTGATGATGAGTCCGCAATCCCTGCAGGCCTGCACGGCTTCCGAAATGGCTTCAGGAGAATTTGCGCAGGGAGCAATGCGGATATCACGGATTCCGTATCGGCTGCAAAGAGACTTCATCAGAATGAGATTATCCGCCGGAATAAGGCCGCATTCTGTCTTTTTAGCCGGATCGCAGAGTTCATTGCCAACAGCCAGTACAGCTACCTTTGGCAGGGGATTGACCGGAATTGAGCATATTCCGGCATAAGCGAGCAGAGCGGCGCTACAGGGAGAGATAACCTTTCCTTTTTCAATAATTGTTTCACCTTCTAAAATATCTGATCCGGCTTTGCGGATAAACTCGCCCTTGCTGATCGGGGAATTGATACTGACGGTGCATTCGTCGCTGATTACTTTTTCAAAGGGGATAACCGTATCCGTTCCGTCAGGGATAATACCCCCGGTCAGAACCCTGACAGCCTGTCCTGCGCTGTTTTTATCCGGAACGGAACACGAGGGGCGAATTTCACCGGAATAAGCAAGCGCGACAGGATTATCGGCTGAAGCCCCGGAGGTGCATGCGCTGGGGATTGCAAAACCGTCCATGGCTGAGCGGTCATGTTCCGGCAGGGAGATATCAGAACATATCTTTTCAGCAGCGACCATACCGGAGCAATCTGTTACCGGGATATATGCGGCCTGAACCGGGAGCAGATTTTTGCGGATAAGTTTAAGGGCCGCGCTACGGGGAATGGTTTGGGGATAGCTGGCCTGTCCTGGAGCTTCTCCTTTCAGGCTTTTACGTATGCGGTCCAGTTGATCCGGGGTGTTTATATTGATGAATGTTTCCAGTTCATGGTCTGTGCTTTTCAAAACTTCCGTTTCAACTGTCCTGACCTTTACCTGCGGGAAAAAGCGGATGATCTGGAAAATATTGTTTTTCAGATTTTGTTCGATAAAAGGCAGGCAGCGTTTGGAGTATACAGCACAAAGAGGTTCGTAGAATCCGTCCGGGTGGATGGGTATGAGTACATCGTCTTCCTCTGTAACACGGCTGAGCAATTCGCTGATTAAACCTCGGTTCAGGAACGGGGAATCACAGGCTGTAACGAATACATGTCCGGTCTGCGCGTGATAGAGGGCCGCATGTATGCCGGTCAGTGAACTGCGGGCCTCGAAAATGTCACCCACCAGCCGCAGATCAAGGTCCGGGTGGTTTTCCGGGGTGCGGGTAATGACAAATGTTTCAGCACAAAGCCCGTCAAGAGTGCGGATAATTCTGCCGACCAGTTTTTCACCGGAAAGTTTCAGGCAGGATTTATCGGTCCTGCCCATGCGGCGGCCTTCGCCTCCAGCCAAGATGGCTGCACTGATATCGGGGTACTCTGCGTTGCTTCCGGTCATACCCCTTTATATTGCACAAAAGAGTTTTCAGTTCCATAACCTTTTATTATGCTGAAAAAAACCTGATTGTAGACAGTGGTTGTTAAAATAGATATTCCCAGTATAAGTGTTTACTTACTGTTTGCCGTCAGCCCGGCCCTTTTTTCTTTCATCTCACCATAATGTACTGTTCAGTGCAAAATTATAAGGAGTTATTACCATGAACCGTTATTTAGTACTTGCTGTAGTTGCCGCTGTTGCTGTTATGTTCTGCGCCACAATCAGCCATGCCCGTGATCTTGATGAAGTTCTTTCCACCAAAACTCTTAAGGTCGGAACGACTGGTGATTACAAGCCTTTTTCTTTTAAGGACAATGGTAAATATGAAGGTTTTGACATTGCCGTGGCCCAGAGTTTTGCTGATCGTCTAGGAGTAAAACTGGTGCTGGTACCCACTACATGGAAGACTCTGATGCAGGATCTCAAAGCTGGTAAATACGATATCGGTATGAGCGGCATTACCCGGACCATCGCCCGCCAGAAAGAAGCCTGTTTTTCGCAGGGGTACGTTACTTTCGGTAAGACTCCTCTCGTTGCTGCAGCTAAGGCCGGCGAATTCAAATCCATGGCCGACATTGATCGCAAGGGGGTCAAAATCGGGGTCAATCCCGGTGGTACTAACGAAAAATTTGTACGGGCTAATATTAAAAATGCGGAAATAGTTGTTTTTGAATCCAACCTCGCCATTCCTCCGGCTGTTGCTGCAGGAAAGGTTGATGTTATGATCACTGACAGTGTGGAAGCTGTTTATTACGCTGCCACCGACTCCAAACTGGCCGCGCCAATGCTCGACAATCTTTTTACCCGCAGTCAGCTCGGCTACCTTATCTCCGCAGATGCCGGCAGGCTTCAGGATACCGTTAATTTTATGATGGACCAGATGATCCTTAAAGGTGAAATGGCAAAGCTGAAGGCAAAATACCTGCATATGAACTAGCTATTCAGGTGGTTTATTCAGAGATTCAAAGCCGGGATCGTTTTGCCTTTCCCGGCTTTTTTGCGTCAGGCGGTTTACAACATCACCTCTGTAGCTGTACTTATGCATTCAGAAAGTAAAGTCACTTGGCGGATGTCTTACTTAGTAATCTGATATGGAGTTTTTATGTCCTGCAAGAATTTGAAAATGATCTGTTTTTCTCCCACCCGGACAACCCGTCGTATTCTGGATGCCATTGCTGAAGGAGTCGGTGCTGAGCAGACGGAAGTGATTGATGTCACCCGTGCGGACCGGGTACCCGAGGTCTGCGACTGTGCTGCTGATGATCTGGTGATAATCGGTGCTCCGGTATACAGTGGACGCATCCCCCTTACCGCCGTTGAGCGTTTTAAGGCCTTGAGGTCCTGTGGCAGTCCTGCTGTTCCTGTTGTGGTTTACGGCAATCGTGCTTATGAGGACGCCCTCATAGAACTCAGTGATATTGCAGCTGAAGCGGGATTCAAAACAGTTGCCGGTGCCGCGTTTATCGGTGAACATTCTTTTTCCACCGAGAAAACGCCCATTGCGGTCAGCCGTCCGGATGAAGACGATTTGGATAAGGCCTGCGAGTTCGGTAAATCCCTTGCCTCAAAGCTTGCTGACGGGGCCTTTGACGACTCAGCCTTTGAAGTTCCGGGAAATCGTCCTTACAAGGACCGTTCTCCCGGTATGTCAGCATCTCCGGTTTCCAGTGATGATTGCCAGCTTTGCGGAGCCTGTGAAAGGGTCTGTCCCACAGCGGCTATTGTTACAGGAGCTTCTGTGGAAACAGATCCTGATAAGTGCATTTTCTGCTGTGCCTGCGTAAAGGTCTGTGCCTTCGAAGCCCGTAAACTGGAAGTGCCCCGCCTGCTGGAAGTTTCTCAGTGGCTTGTTGATAATTTCAGTGAACGCCGTGAGCCTGAAGTCTTTATCTAACTTATGCTGTACGGGACTGCGGCGTCCCAGAAACCGGATACCCCTCTGAGAAGGGGATCCGGTTTTTATTGCACTTCTTTTATCTGGTTTAGCCGCCTTTATGCATAGTTTTGTGCTTCTATCTTAAAGTATTGCTGCTGATCCGGAGGATTTATTTTTTATGCGTGATCATATAAAAGTTCTGGCTGTTTTCGTTTTGATGCTGGCTTTTGGCTTGTCCGGCTGCGCAACAGGCAAATGGAACCGCTATGAGCTATATATGGGTCAGAGCTATCAGGATGGCAAAAAGAGGATCAGCTCCAAACAGTTCCAGACTTTCCTGAGTAATGAAGTTACTCCCGAATTCCGTGACGGCTATACCATCTATGATGCGCAGGGATTCTGGGGCGGCAAAAGCGGTTTTACCTATTCCGAAAGATGTAAAGTGCTCATGATCGTTTCCCCGGACAAGGATGCCGAACAGCGTGTTGATGCCATTGCCAAAGCCTACAAGGATAAATTCAAGCAGGAATCGGTGTTGAAGATTGTCAGCCCGGTTGAGGTTGGATTTAATTAAAAAAGTTTTTTTTTACCGCATCTAGGGCCTCATCAATTGCCCGGATGGATTTAAGAGTCCTTTCATTTAGTGGCCCATCTATGGCGTGAAAAGGAATGCCGCGTGATTTCAGCTCGTTTATGAACAGACCCTGCATGTAGTTACGCTTTTCCGGCATATCGCGCTGCCCGTCGGCCTCCCAATCAATATCAATGCCGCAGAGCAGGTAAAGACTTGGTCCGAGTCTATTGAGCTTATCGTCAAGCCAGCCCGGGGCTTCCTCAAAATAGTGTTTGGAATAGACAATGGACGAGATGATGTCCGTATCGCAGATTAGCGGATTATAACCTTTTGCGGCAGCTTCGGCTTCATACTGCAGTTGTCCCTGCGCTATGGGGATCACATCCTCCACAGCCAGAATTCCGTTTTTCATTTCGAAGTATTCGCGCAGGTATTCGGGTACGTATTCTATCTTGTAGTGTTTCGCCAATGCTGCTGCGAGGGTTGATTTTCCGGTGCACTCGGAACCGGTCAGAACTACGCGAAGCATTCTCGTTCCCGGTCTGCACGGTACGATTTAAGCCAGCTGATGAACCCGAGAACGGCCATGGCAGTGTAGACAACCATGAGTCCGCTGTATCCGGTCCAGCCTTTAGCGTAATATATGCCGATATACATAACATCGGCTGTGATCCAGAGCAGCCAGTTTTCCATGTATTTCTTGGCCAGCAGATATTGGGCGATAAGGGAAATTACAGTAGTCAAGGCATCCCACCATGGGAATGAAGCTGCAAGGTAATTCTCCATTAGATATCCGGCTGGAATGAAAGCAGCCACCCCTATGGCGGTAAGCCATAGAGCCAGTTTGCGTTCCATGCGCCGGACCTTGAGCGGAGTATTGTCGGTTCCGCCACGCAGCCATTGATACCAGCCGTAAAATCCGAGCACCACGTAGACAAATTGCAGGAAGGCATCGGAATAAAGTTTTCCTTGAAAGACGATGACCATCCATATTCCCACACTGACGATGCCGAAAGGCCAGCAGAGCGGATTCTGGCGAACGCTCAGTAGAATATAGATGAGTCCGGTGGCAATGGAGAGTTGTTCACCGAGGCCCATGGCAGTGATAAAATTTATGATGATGTTTATGATTTCCACTAGAAAGCCTATTGAAAGTTAATGTGATTCTAAAATATGTTATCCAGAAATTATCAGGAATGAGCATCCTTCTGAGGCGGATCAAGAAGGTTTAAGCCGCCGGAGGCGAAGTCCATTCATAAGAATTTAGCTGGTTATCAGCTTTCCAAATCTCCACGCGGAAAAGTTATGGTGAAGCAGGCTCCTGTGTCCTGTTTGGTGGATGCGCTGATGGTTCCGTTGTAGTCCTTGATAATACCATAAGATATGGAAAGGCCAAGTCCGGTTCCCTTACCAACGTCTTTGGTGGTGAAGAAAGGCTCGAAAAGACGGCCTTGAATGGGGTCGGGGATACCCGGCCCGGTATCGCAGACTTCAATAATGATCTTCTTGTCGGTGAAGTCGGTGGAAATGTATATTTTTTTGTTATCAGCCAGAGGAACAGCATCTTTCCAGCGTTCCTCAATGGCGTCGCGGGCATTGATGAGCAGGTTGATGACAACCTGTTCAAGCCGGTTGGCATCAGCCATGATTATGGGCAGGTGGCTGTTGAGATTCCATTCTACGCTGATATTGCGCAGGGTAAGCTGCCTGCTGAAGAAATCAAAGCCCCGGCGCAGGACATCATTAACCTGCACAGGTGTGGTTCTCATGTCCGACTTGCGGCCGAATTCACGCATGTGTTCAATTATCTTGCTGGCCCGGTTGACGTGCGTATCCACTCCTTCAGCCATTTCCTGCAGGATTTTGGGCTCAATCTGCTGATCACGTGACACTTTGCGTTTGAGCAGGTTGCTGATGGTCTTGAGGATGGCAAGAGGCTGATTCAGCTCGTGGGCAACACCGGAAGCCATTTCACCCAGCGTACTCATTTTACTGGCCTGAATCAGTTGCTGTTCCGCCTCCAGTTTCTGGGTAACGTCACTGCAGGTTATGATCAGGGTGCGGTTGCCGTCAAATTCAGCAGGGGAAATCCTGAGCATGGCGTAGATGGCGGTCCCGGATTTCGTAAACTGAGAACATGGCCCTATTTCCTGTTTGACTTTTAGCAGGTGAGCATAGTCGGCTTGTTCTTCTTCACGGAAAAGGAGCAGAAAGGAACTGCCCAGAATCATCTCTCGGGTATATCCGTATATTTCTTCTACAGGATCATTGCAGTTGAGGATGGTCAGATTTTCGGAATCCAATACAAAAACAGCCTGTGGGATGGAGTCGAAAATGGCGTGGTAGCGTTGTTCGGAAGCAGCCAGACTTTCTTCAAGCTCCTTGCGTCTGGTGATGTCGAGCATCATTTCCATGGCCGCTACAATATTACCATCCCGGTCCTTGATCGGCGAAGTGTATACAATCCAGTGGATGGGTTTGCCGTCCTTGGAAAGACCGGACTCTTCACTCATATGAGGAGTGTGGTCTGCGAAAGTTCTTTCAACCGGGCATTCCTCGCATTTGCAGTCCTGATCTTTGTTAATCTGGTAGCATTGCCTGCCGCGTGGCTTGCCGAAGTGCTTTTCATAAGCCTTGTTGTGACGGATAACCCTGAAGTTTAGGTCAACCACGGAAACCAGACAGGGGACGTTATCGAAGAGATCCCGGTATTCTTCCTTCTGTTCCAGCAGGGCGTGGTGTTTCTCCTGCACCTGCCTGCCCATCATGTTGAATGCGTCGGCCAGTGTCCCTATCTCATCTGTCTGGGCCAGTTGTATTTCTACAAAATCCTGGGCCGAACCAAGTTTGCGGGTGGCCTTAATAAGTCTTCTGATGGGTTTAAAGATGAAATTGAATGCAAAGATGAATAGTGCTCCGAAAGTAGCGATGAAGACCACCATTGCAATACCGACGTTTGCTTTCTCAAAGGTCATCAGAATGGCATTCTTTTTTTCAGTGGAGACTTCAAGGTCCAGCAGTCCGAGTAATTGTTCATTTTCATTATGAACATGGCACGGACCGGGAGCACATCCTTTTGAGTTCGGAATCGGGGTCATGATGCCCATGAAATCTTTGCCGTTTACTGTTTTCAGACGGGTGCGCTGCTCGAGTTTCATGGTGGCCGGGGGAGTTTCGTGTTTATGGCAGTTCCAGCAGGGCGGGCTTTTAATGTCTATGACGTTATTGATTTCATCCGGGTCGTTAGAGTAGATGATCCGCCCTTTTTTGTTAATGACCCGGATTGATTTGATTTCTCCCTGCCTGCTGATGTTGTTGATGTCGTTCTGGATGAATTCCTTGGAATCAAGCATCATGGCGTGGTGCAGGCTCAGGAGCACTGTGTCGGAAAGCATGGCAATGTCGGACTGAATATTGCCGGTAACATTCTTTTTGAAAAAGACTACATTAAAGCTTGTCCAGAGGATAACACTCAAAAGAAGGGTCACTCCGCCGGAAAGGAGCATTTTCATGATCAGGGTATGACGGTATTTTTTGAACAAGGAACACCCCCTGATCCGGCCTTGATCCGAATTGGAGATTGCGGCTGGTCAGCGGAGCAGCCAGAATTAATTATTCCGGTCTGTCCATGGGGCAGAGCCGGGCATCTTTAATCAGGTCGGCCAGAGTGTATGAATCGAGCATTTTGTACATAGCCTGATTAGCGTCATCCCATATGGAACGGCGCAGACAGACTGCAGCCCTTGGACAGGTGGTTACATCACCTTCACAGTCGAGGATTTTGTCTTCCCCTTCCAGAGTTTCGGTAAGTTTGCCGAGGGTTATTTTTTCAGGAGCCATTGTCAGCACATTGCCGCCGTTAGGACCGCGTTTGCCAATGATGTATCCGGAATCTTTAAGTATCTTGAGTATCTTTTCCAGATATTTAAGAGAAATATTTTCACGGCGTGCGGAATCTTTGCTGGGCACGGGACCGTTTTCAGAATGCAGGGCAATGTCGAGCAGAAGTCTTGCTCCGTATCTTGAGCGGGTGGTAAGTTTCATTAATTCTAAGTATATTTGGTTAAAATTATTAAGATATCCTATAGATTATTTTGCCCTTATAGCAGGATGCAGACAAGATTGAAAGCCGCAGTATGCTGGGTGTTATGAACAGGGAATCGATTGCTGTGCTTTTTTCTTTTCAACCTTACGCGGCAGCATGATGGTAAAGGTTGTTCCCTGCTGAGGTTCAGATTCCACCTGTATGCGGCCTCCGTGTTGCTCTATGGTCTGGTTGGATATGAACAACCCTATTCCGGTACCGCGTTTTCCTTTGGATGAGAAAAAGAGGGTAAATATTTTTTCTTTTGTTTCGCGATCCATTCCAGCACCGTTGTCGCTTATGGCAAGTTCAATTTTATCTCCCAGATCGCGGGCTGAAACATCAATTTTATATTTACGGTCAGGCTGATTAGGGGAGCATGCATCAACACCGTTTTCAAGGAAATTGACTATGGCAGCGGACATGGAACTGCTGTCCACGTCAATGTTTCCAAGATCTTCCGGAATATCGACACTGTACTGAACGTTCGCTGCTGCGGCTTTGGGGACGATCAAGGCCGCGGTGTCGCGCAGAAAATGTGCGGCTGAAACTGTTTCAACTTCTATTTCACGCGATTTGGCGTAATAAAGTATATCCAGAACCATCTTTTTGACCCGGCCCACAACATTTTTAAGTACGGCAGCGGCCTCGGTCACGCGTTCCTGATCATTTTTACGCAGGCCGGATTCAAGGCGGTAGATGCCTCCGTCAAGGGCGGTCAGCATGCCCTTTACCCCGTGGGACATGGAGCCGAGCATGAAACCGAGAGAAGTAAGATGGTCCTGCAGACGGCGTATCTCGGTTATGTCGGTGGACATCTCCATGACCTGTTTGATTTCTCCGTAAGCGTTGCGTAGGGGAGCAGACCAGACCAGCATGTTCTTCTGTTCCCCGTTTTGGGTGGTGACCACGGTTTCGGTCTGGTGGGATTCTCCGTCTTGAAAAGTGCGTTGTACAGGGCATTCATCGCAGGGACGTTCACGGTGTTTATAGGACGCGTAGCAGGGAGCCCCGAGATGTTCCGCAAAGTCTTCTTTGAAGCGGCGGTTAACCTCGGCGATGGTGAAGTCCCGGTTCTGGACCGAAATATAGCAGGGGGCCTCATCAAAGAGGCGCTGAAATTTGTACTGCGTTTCAAGCAGTTCGTCGTTAAGCCGTTTGAGTTCGGTCATATCCACGGAAATATCAAGGACTAACTCGATTTCCCCGTTCTTGTTGGGGATGGGAGCGGTGTAGACCGTAACCGGAATTTCCTCACCCTCTTTACCGATAAAAGTTTCTTTGCTGCGCTGGCCCTTGCCTGTATCAAAAGTCAACTGAACAGGACAGGCGTTTCCAGGAGTTTCTCGGTCTGAATATATGTCGAAGCTGTTTTTGCCGACCACATCTCCGAGCCGTTCTTTGAGCAGTTCGTTGGCGGCGACAATTTCAAGATAGCGGTTATGGATGGAGACAAGACAGGGCAGTTCGTTGAAAAGACCGCTTCCGGTTTCAACCTCGTGCGCAGCGCTGGAAAGGGCTTCGCTCAGGCCTTCAACAACCTGACAGGCTGCATTCTGGCGTTCAAGTTCAATAATCCGCTGGGTTTTTTCTTCTACCAGCCGTTCAAGGTTTTCAGTGTGCTCGCGGAGTTTATCCTTGAGCTCAATTTTTTCCATGACCCGGCCCAGTGAAATTTCTAGAACTTCATCATCAATCGGTTTGGTGATGAAATCAGCAGCGTCAAATTTGAGGGATTCAATGGCAAGGTCAATATCTCCATGCCCGGTGAGCATGATGACCTCAATGTGCGGGTAGTCTGCTTTGACAGCCTTGAGCAGTTCAATGCCGTCCATGCGCGGCATTTTAATATCAGTAAGAATTATGGACGGAGATATTTCGGGAATTGCCTTGAGCGCGGATTCTCCGTTTTCTGCCGTTTCCACCTCATAGCCCAGATCCATCAGGGTCAGTCCCAGAAAACGGCGGATTCCTTCTTCATCATCAACCAGCAGCAGCTTTTTAGTACTCATCGGCACACCTTAAGAAAAGCGA encodes the following:
- a CDS encoding ATP-binding protein, with protein sequence MLRVVLTGSECTGKSTLAAALAKHYKIEYVPEYLREYFEMKNGILAVEDVIPIAQGQLQYEAEAAAKGYNPLICDTDIISSIVYSKHYFEEAPGWLDDKLNRLGPSLYLLCGIDIDWEADGQRDMPEKRNYMQGLFINELKSRGIPFHAIDGPLNERTLKSIRAIDEALDAVKKNFFN
- a CDS encoding 4Fe-4S binding protein codes for the protein MSCKNLKMICFSPTRTTRRILDAIAEGVGAEQTEVIDVTRADRVPEVCDCAADDLVIIGAPVYSGRIPLTAVERFKALRSCGSPAVPVVVYGNRAYEDALIELSDIAAEAGFKTVAGAAFIGEHSFSTEKTPIAVSRPDEDDLDKACEFGKSLASKLADGAFDDSAFEVPGNRPYKDRSPGMSASPVSSDDCQLCGACERVCPTAAIVTGASVETDPDKCIFCCACVKVCAFEARKLEVPRLLEVSQWLVDNFSERREPEVFI
- a CDS encoding PAS domain S-box protein produces the protein MFKKYRHTLIMKMLLSGGVTLLLSVILWTSFNVVFFKKNVTGNIQSDIAMLSDTVLLSLHHAMMLDSKEFIQNDINNISRQGEIKSIRVINKKGRIIYSNDPDEINNVIDIKSPPCWNCHKHETPPATMKLEQRTRLKTVNGKDFMGIMTPIPNSKGCAPGPCHVHNENEQLLGLLDLEVSTEKKNAILMTFEKANVGIAMVVFIATFGALFIFAFNFIFKPIRRLIKATRKLGSAQDFVEIQLAQTDEIGTLADAFNMMGRQVQEKHHALLEQKEEYRDLFDNVPCLVSVVDLNFRVIRHNKAYEKHFGKPRGRQCYQINKDQDCKCEECPVERTFADHTPHMSEESGLSKDGKPIHWIVYTSPIKDRDGNIVAAMEMMLDITRRKELEESLAASEQRYHAIFDSIPQAVFVLDSENLTILNCNDPVEEIYGYTREMILGSSFLLLFREEEQADYAHLLKVKQEIGPCSQFTKSGTAIYAMLRISPAEFDGNRTLIITCSDVTQKLEAEQQLIQASKMSTLGEMASGVAHELNQPLAILKTISNLLKRKVSRDQQIEPKILQEMAEGVDTHVNRASKIIEHMREFGRKSDMRTTPVQVNDVLRRGFDFFSRQLTLRNISVEWNLNSHLPIIMADANRLEQVVINLLINARDAIEERWKDAVPLADNKKIYISTDFTDKKIIIEVCDTGPGIPDPIQGRLFEPFFTTKDVGKGTGLGLSISYGIIKDYNGTISASTKQDTGACFTITFPRGDLES
- a CDS encoding NTP transferase domain-containing protein, encoding MTGSNAEYPDISAAILAGGEGRRMGRTDKSCLKLSGEKLVGRIIRTLDGLCAETFVITRTPENHPDLDLRLVGDIFEARSSLTGIHAALYHAQTGHVFVTACDSPFLNRGLISELLSRVTEEDDVLIPIHPDGFYEPLCAVYSKRCLPFIEQNLKNNIFQIIRFFPQVKVRTVETEVLKSTDHELETFININTPDQLDRIRKSLKGEAPGQASYPQTIPRSAALKLIRKNLLPVQAAYIPVTDCSGMVAAEKICSDISLPEHDRSAMDGFAIPSACTSGASADNPVALAYSGEIRPSCSVPDKNSAGQAVRVLTGGIIPDGTDTVIPFEKVISDECTVSINSPISKGEFIRKAGSDILEGETIIEKGKVISPCSAALLAYAGICSIPVNPLPKVAVLAVGNELCDPAKKTECGLIPADNLILMKSLCSRYGIRDIRIAPCANSPEAISEAVQACRDCGLIITTGGTGPGNRDFVFNSIQQAGGIPVFKGLAMHPAKSIFAFKMEKSIVIGLPGPPNAVNLAFHTIINPVLSMLQGKTEISSTITAILTEEVKGGREREKLRPCLLNEKDGKIFADPLLDKSLSPRKIMSLSNGIIILPADCGKVQKDETVQVIRFC
- a CDS encoding Rrf2 family transcriptional regulator gives rise to the protein MKLTTRSRYGARLLLDIALHSENGPVPSKDSARRENISLKYLEKILKILKDSGYIIGKRGPNGGNVLTMAPEKITLGKLTETLEGEDKILDCEGDVTTCPRAAVCLRRSIWDDANQAMYKMLDSYTLADLIKDARLCPMDRPE
- the pnuC gene encoding nicotinamide riboside transporter PnuC, whose product is MEIINIIINFITAMGLGEQLSIATGLIYILLSVRQNPLCWPFGIVSVGIWMVIVFQGKLYSDAFLQFVYVVLGFYGWYQWLRGGTDNTPLKVRRMERKLALWLTAIGVAAFIPAGYLMENYLAASFPWWDALTTVISLIAQYLLAKKYMENWLLWITADVMYIGIYYAKGWTGYSGLMVVYTAMAVLGFISWLKSYRADRERECFA
- a CDS encoding response regulator, translating into MSTKKLLLVDDEEGIRRFLGLTLMDLGYEVETAENGESALKAIPEISPSIILTDIKMPRMDGIELLKAVKADYPHIEVIMLTGHGDIDLAIESLKFDAADFITKPIDDEVLEISLGRVMEKIELKDKLREHTENLERLVEEKTQRIIELERQNAACQVVEGLSEALSSAAHEVETGSGLFNELPCLVSIHNRYLEIVAANELLKERLGDVVGKNSFDIYSDRETPGNACPVQLTFDTGKGQRSKETFIGKEGEEIPVTVYTAPIPNKNGEIELVLDISVDMTELKRLNDELLETQYKFQRLFDEAPCYISVQNRDFTIAEVNRRFKEDFAEHLGAPCYASYKHRERPCDECPVQRTFQDGESHQTETVVTTQNGEQKNMLVWSAPLRNAYGEIKQVMEMSTDITEIRRLQDHLTSLGFMLGSMSHGVKGMLTALDGGIYRLESGLRKNDQERVTEAAAVLKNVVGRVKKMVLDILYYAKSREIEVETVSAAHFLRDTAALIVPKAAAANVQYSVDIPEDLGNIDVDSSSMSAAIVNFLENGVDACSPNQPDRKYKIDVSARDLGDKIELAISDNGAGMDRETKEKIFTLFFSSKGKRGTGIGLFISNQTIEQHGGRIQVESEPQQGTTFTIMLPRKVEKKKAQQSIPCS
- a CDS encoding DUF3574 domain-containing protein codes for the protein MRDHIKVLAVFVLMLAFGLSGCATGKWNRYELYMGQSYQDGKKRISSKQFQTFLSNEVTPEFRDGYTIYDAQGFWGGKSGFTYSERCKVLMIVSPDKDAEQRVDAIAKAYKDKFKQESVLKIVSPVEVGFN
- a CDS encoding transporter substrate-binding domain-containing protein, encoding MNRYLVLAVVAAVAVMFCATISHARDLDEVLSTKTLKVGTTGDYKPFSFKDNGKYEGFDIAVAQSFADRLGVKLVLVPTTWKTLMQDLKAGKYDIGMSGITRTIARQKEACFSQGYVTFGKTPLVAAAKAGEFKSMADIDRKGVKIGVNPGGTNEKFVRANIKNAEIVVFESNLAIPPAVAAGKVDVMITDSVEAVYYAATDSKLAAPMLDNLFTRSQLGYLISADAGRLQDTVNFMMDQMILKGEMAKLKAKYLHMN